In Eriocheir sinensis breed Jianghai 21 chromosome 12, ASM2467909v1, whole genome shotgun sequence, the following proteins share a genomic window:
- the LOC126997685 gene encoding uncharacterized protein LOC126997685 produces MSTLGTHVTLIALTSFLFIGIQQERCGLITPWVVANIAFMALEAVCCMYSNVLRDHVNKRFDAVCRAEVSFFLFRVTINVMGLWAVMRFVRNIRAGITYKDPEAIEL; encoded by the exons ATGTCGACGCTCGGGACCCACGTGACCCTTATCGCGCtgacctcctttctcttcatcggTATCCagcag GAGCGGTGCGGCCTCATCACGCCCTGGGTCGTGGCTAACATCGCCTTCATGGCCCTCGAGGCGGTCTGCTGCATGTACTCCAACGTGCTGAGGGACCACGTCAATAAG AGGTTTGACGCAGTGTGTCGCGCCGAggtgtccttcttcctcttcagggTGACTATCAAC gtCATGGGTCTCTGGGCCGTCATGCGCTTTGTCAGAAACATCCGCGCCGGCATCACATACAAGGACCCCGAAGCCATCGAACTCTGA